The following DNA comes from Lentibacillus sp. Marseille-P4043.
GTTTGGTTGCGCAGTTAAAGACAATGTCAATCTCATATTTTTCGATGATGTAGGTAAGTGCCTCTTGATTCTCAGCATTATCTACATGGAGGATTGCTCCCTTATTTAATGCATGATTTAAGTTATCTTTTGTTCCGATAAATAGATTATCCATAATGATAACTTGGTTTGCACCCTCTGTTATTAGCTGATCTACCAAATGACTACCAATAAAACCGGCACCTCCAACAACTAAAATGGTGCTATTCTTAATTGATTGTCGTTTCAATCTTTGTCCATTCCTTTCTAAATGTTTATTTAAGGCCCTTTTCGTATGATTGTTGCTTTTTCATTTCGTAGTTGATATAAAATGCGACATAACTTTTTACGTGACTTCCACTCATCCTATAAAAGAGAGTGCTAATCCAGCGCTGCGGAAAAATACTCGCTTTCCATGGGGAACGCTTCAGCCTCCTCGCTCGCAAAGAACGCTCGCTGCGGGGTCTTCAGACTGTTCCTTTTCCCATTGGAGTCTCGCATTTTTCCGCAGCTTAGAATAGTTTTCTGTTCAAATGATAAAAACTTTTCTAAACGTCGATTCAAATGGGCAATAACCACGCTATAATCAAAAGTTCTCTACCAGCGGAGGCAGAATACGTAGACTCCTGCGGGAACAGCACGAGTCTGAAGACCCCGCAGCGGCGGTTTTCCGTGAGGAGGCTGAAGCCGTGCCCGCGGAAAGCGAAGTATTCTGCCGGAGCGGAATTCAGACATTGNGCTTGAGTGAATTTCTGTTCAAGGGTGAAAAAGTCTTGTGTAACGTTAGAATCCATGGCTTTTCCCTTGTCGATAATCAGAGCACTACTACCAGCGGAGGCAGAATACGTAGACTCCTGCGGGAACAGCACGAGTCTGAAGACCCCGCAGCGGCGGTTTTCCGTGAGGAGGCTGAAGCCGTGCCCGCGGAAAGCGAAGTATTCTGCCGGAGCGGAATTCAGACATTGTATCATCATTGTTACAAAAGGAAATTTCACTGTGTCGCATTATATATCTATTGTGTAAAAAGCAACAAATGTCTTCGATTGGGCGAGGAATCGCAGTCCCAAGCTTTTAGAAACAAGCCTAAAAATTCAATCGAGATTGTCCGCCGTCTACAGTTATCGTTGAGCCAACAATCCAGGAGGCTTTATCGGAAGCCAAAAATACGGCAACATTCCCAATCTCCTCCGTTTTCCCAAGTCTTCCTGCTGGTATTTTATCGCGGGCATAATTTTTAAGGAAATTGGAGTCCTGTTCCAGCCTGTGTTTCCATACTTCATTCGGATGATAAATAGCTCCTGGTGCAATTCCAACTACACGAATATTGTGTTGGATTACTTCAGAACTGAACGCTTTTGTAAAACTGATTAAAGCTGCTTTTGATGCATTATAGGAAGGTAGCCCTCCAGCCTCTTTTCCATAGATGGAGGAAATATTAATAATAACCCCTTTCTCATTATCTATCATGTGCTTACTCGATAACTGACATAAATGAACCGCAGCAATGTAATTTAATTCCATCGCTTCTGTAAATACATTTGGAGTTGTATCTAGAACTCTATTTCCATGACTAGCACCCATATTATTCACGAGTACATCAAT
Coding sequences within:
- a CDS encoding SDR family NAD(P)-dependent oxidoreductase; amino-acid sequence: MDLNLKGKKVLITGGSRGIGKGIAKAFLDEGAHVGIAARNNKELLRAKKELDVQIYQSDLSKYENREQLISEFIYDFNRIDVLVNNMGASHGNRVLDTTPNVFTEAMELNYIAAVHLCQLSSKHMIDNEKGVIINISSIYGKEAGGLPSYNASKAALISFTKAFSSEVIQHNIRVVGIAPGAIYHPNEVWKHRLEQDSNFLKNYARDKIPAGRLGKTEEIGNVAVFLASDKASWIVGSTITVDGGQSRLNF